A genome region from Akkermansiaceae bacterium includes the following:
- a CDS encoding sugar ABC transporter ATP-binding protein gives MKALLQLSNITKSFGAVRALKGVSFGLIEGEVHALLGENGAGKSTLIKVITGAHQADGGTMEVCGEGVSHLTPARARELGIACIYQQPALFPDLSVAENIALRLEKAGAFSRVKWAARRKRAEELLGRIGAEISPEAEVRSLSMPEQQLVEIACALGAGARIVIMDEPTASLTQKEQHLLFKVVRDLRESGVGVIYISHRLEEIFALADRVTVLRDGGSVGTNAVDDLTEAQMIKLMVGREVSAMDAPAGGEAGEIVLSVKGLGCREGGVSGVDLEVRAVEIVGLAGLVGAGRTELARVLFGITPADCGEIFLNGKAVRIRNPREAIAHGIAYVPEDRRRHGVILEMPISQNMTMASHGKLFPGTLLKFGVETEVAQRFIRDLGIKASGTEAPGGSLSGGNQQKVSVARWLATEPKLLILDEPTQGVDVGAKAEIHRIIRALAKEGLAVLMISSDLPEVLGMSDRVAVMRGGRIVRILDKGEADAHGVMAAALGGGV, from the coding sequence CTGAAAGCCCTTCTCCAACTCTCCAACATCACGAAATCCTTCGGCGCGGTGCGTGCGCTGAAAGGGGTTTCATTCGGGCTGATCGAGGGGGAGGTGCACGCCCTCCTCGGCGAGAACGGGGCGGGGAAATCGACGCTGATCAAGGTGATCACCGGGGCGCACCAGGCAGATGGCGGGACGATGGAGGTTTGCGGGGAGGGGGTTTCCCATCTCACTCCGGCGCGGGCGCGGGAGCTTGGGATCGCCTGCATCTACCAGCAGCCGGCGCTGTTCCCGGATCTGAGCGTGGCGGAAAACATCGCCCTGCGGCTGGAGAAGGCGGGGGCGTTCTCGCGGGTGAAATGGGCGGCGCGGCGGAAGCGTGCGGAGGAGCTGTTAGGCCGTATCGGGGCGGAGATTTCGCCGGAGGCGGAGGTGCGTTCGCTCTCGATGCCGGAGCAGCAGCTGGTGGAGATCGCGTGTGCGCTGGGGGCTGGGGCGAGGATCGTGATCATGGACGAGCCGACGGCTTCGCTGACGCAGAAGGAGCAGCATCTGCTTTTCAAGGTGGTGCGCGACCTTCGGGAAAGCGGGGTCGGGGTGATCTACATCTCGCACCGGCTGGAGGAGATTTTCGCGCTGGCGGATCGCGTGACCGTGCTGCGCGATGGCGGGAGCGTGGGGACGAATGCGGTCGATGACCTGACCGAGGCGCAAATGATCAAGCTGATGGTGGGGCGCGAGGTTTCCGCGATGGATGCGCCCGCCGGGGGCGAGGCGGGAGAGATTGTGCTTTCGGTGAAAGGCCTGGGCTGCCGCGAGGGCGGGGTGAGCGGGGTCGATCTTGAGGTGCGGGCGGTAGAGATTGTCGGGCTTGCGGGATTGGTCGGCGCGGGGCGGACGGAGCTGGCGAGGGTGCTGTTCGGGATCACGCCGGCGGATTGCGGAGAAATTTTCCTGAATGGAAAGGCGGTGAGGATCAGAAATCCCCGTGAAGCGATCGCGCACGGCATCGCCTACGTGCCGGAGGACAGGCGGCGGCACGGGGTGATCCTGGAAATGCCGATTTCCCAGAACATGACGATGGCGAGCCATGGCAAACTGTTTCCCGGCACGCTGCTCAAGTTCGGCGTGGAAACGGAGGTGGCGCAGCGTTTCATCCGCGATCTCGGGATCAAGGCCAGCGGCACCGAGGCACCCGGCGGCAGCTTGAGCGGCGGCAACCAGCAGAAGGTCAGCGTCGCCCGCTGGCTGGCGACGGAGCCGAAACTGCTCATCCTCGACGAGCCGACCCAAGGGGTCGATGTCGGCGCGAAGGCGGAGATCCACCGCATCATCCGGGCGCTTGCGAAGGAGGGGCTGGCGGTGCTGATGATTTCCAGCGACCTCCCGGAGGTGCTCGGCATGAGCGACCGCGTGGCGGTGATGCGCGGGGGGAGAATCGTAAGGATTCTGGATAAAGGAGAGGCCGATGCGCACGGCGTGATGGCGGCGGCGCTCGGTGGCGGGGTCTGA
- a CDS encoding addiction module protein — protein MAAVTDIMQDVLKLPRTERSFLAKKLLESLDSDESFSAEEMGDFQSRSREIRDGSVQPISLAELQREVSGRMSP, from the coding sequence ATGGCAGCCGTGACGGACATCATGCAGGACGTTCTCAAACTACCGAGAACAGAGCGTTCCTTCCTCGCGAAAAAACTCCTGGAAAGCCTGGATTCCGACGAGTCGTTCAGCGCGGAGGAGATGGGAGATTTCCAAAGCCGCTCCCGCGAGATCCGTGACGGCAGCGTGCAACCCATCAGCCTGGCGGAACTCCAGCGGGAAGTGTCGGGTCGCATGTCCCCATGA
- a CDS encoding type II toxin-antitoxin system RelE/ParE family toxin, which translates to MTGLIIHPKVAGELADAAKWYHRIDPELALRFLDEVYEGMGKAREMPLLIRMIEHPYRRVLCETFPYRILFEIIEEMQAVHIVAVMHQMRHPDHWKEGLDS; encoded by the coding sequence ATGACGGGATTGATCATCCATCCCAAGGTCGCGGGCGAACTTGCCGACGCGGCGAAGTGGTATCACCGGATCGATCCGGAATTGGCGCTGCGGTTCCTCGATGAGGTTTATGAAGGGATGGGGAAAGCCCGGGAAATGCCGCTCCTAATCAGGATGATCGAACATCCATACCGCAGGGTGCTCTGCGAGACATTTCCCTACCGCATTTTGTTTGAAATCATCGAGGAAATGCAGGCGGTCCACATCGTCGCCGTGATGCACCAGATGCGGCATCCGGATCATTGGAAAGAAGGATTGGACTCGTAG
- a CDS encoding ABC transporter permease, which translates to MKRHSRELAVGGALVLLLAALGIFAPNFFEPQPFVSRLASQMPALVAAIGVALVITTRQIDISIGSQFSLCAVIAGMTAASGLPLGAAVVAALGAGALMGALNGVLVAYMGLPSIVVTLATMVTWQEALRLWQKGRLMDLPDGVQWFGMSQGAGQGLVIGIAVLLLVAVALAMKHTSAGRFIYATGSDSEAARLAGINPKATTFGTFVLMGVLVGLAAVLNLVQSPQVQPNGGDGLELKAIAAAVVGGVAISGGRGTVWGVLLGMMLLANVNPALTHFHQPPYWEKAIQGLVIILAVAADGFRKRKKPV; encoded by the coding sequence ATGAAACGCCACTCGCGCGAGCTGGCGGTGGGCGGGGCGCTGGTTCTGCTTCTGGCGGCGCTTGGGATTTTCGCGCCGAACTTTTTCGAGCCGCAGCCCTTCGTTTCCCGGCTGGCCTCGCAGATGCCGGCGCTGGTCGCGGCGATCGGGGTGGCGCTGGTGATCACCACGCGGCAGATCGATATTTCCATCGGCTCGCAGTTCAGCCTGTGTGCGGTGATCGCGGGGATGACGGCGGCCTCCGGGCTTCCGCTCGGCGCTGCGGTCGTCGCTGCGCTTGGGGCTGGCGCTCTCATGGGCGCGTTAAACGGCGTGCTCGTCGCCTACATGGGTCTGCCGAGCATCGTGGTGACGCTGGCGACTATGGTCACCTGGCAGGAGGCGCTGCGGCTTTGGCAAAAGGGGCGGCTGATGGATCTGCCGGACGGCGTGCAGTGGTTCGGCATGAGCCAGGGCGCGGGGCAGGGCTTGGTGATAGGGATTGCGGTTTTGCTGCTCGTCGCCGTGGCGTTGGCGATGAAACACACGTCCGCAGGCAGGTTTATCTACGCGACGGGAAGCGATTCCGAGGCCGCCCGGCTTGCGGGCATCAACCCGAAGGCGACGACCTTCGGCACCTTCGTCCTGATGGGCGTCCTCGTCGGCCTCGCGGCGGTGCTGAACCTCGTGCAGTCACCACAAGTCCAGCCCAACGGCGGCGATGGCCTTGAGCTGAAAGCGATCGCCGCGGCGGTGGTCGGCGGGGTGGCGATCAGCGGCGGACGCGGGACGGTGTGGGGTGTTCTGTTAGGGATGATGCTGCTGGCGAACGTGAATCCGGCGCTCACCCATTTCCACCAGCCTCCGTATTGGGAAAAGGCGATCCAAGGCCTGGTGATCATCCTCGCGGTCGCGGCGGATGGTTTCAGGAAGCGGAAAAAGCCAGTTTGA
- a CDS encoding putative toxin-antitoxin system toxin component, PIN family: protein MIRAVMDTNVLIAGLRSSTGASYQILLAADRGDFEMALSVPLLAEYDDVTGRPESGISIPASAVRDVIGRLAQIAHAQPIYYLWRNILPDPKDDMVLEVAVAAQASHIMTFNKKDLKPASEFGISVVQPSEFLPLIS, encoded by the coding sequence GTGATCCGAGCCGTTATGGATACGAATGTCCTCATCGCAGGGTTGAGATCTTCCACGGGAGCCAGCTACCAGATCCTCCTGGCTGCGGACCGGGGCGATTTCGAAATGGCGCTGTCGGTTCCGCTTCTTGCGGAATACGACGATGTCACCGGCCGTCCTGAGAGCGGAATATCGATTCCGGCGTCGGCGGTGAGGGACGTCATCGGACGGCTCGCGCAAATCGCCCATGCCCAGCCGATTTACTACCTTTGGCGCAATATCCTCCCTGATCCCAAGGACGATATGGTGCTGGAAGTCGCCGTCGCCGCCCAAGCCTCCCACATCATGACTTTCAACAAAAAGGATCTCAAGCCGGCCTCGGAGTTTGGGATTTCCGTCGTCCAACCATCCGAGTTCCTACCATTGATATCATGA
- a CDS encoding toxin-antitoxin system HicB family antitoxin: MSTLSLRLPESLHRTLKAAAEQDGVSVNQFISLAVAEKLSALQTYDMIAERAKGASRDSFLAAMAMIPKGKIVPGDEVVGKNP, from the coding sequence ATGAGCACCCTAAGCCTTAGATTGCCGGAGTCCCTTCACAGGACATTGAAAGCCGCCGCCGAGCAGGACGGAGTGTCCGTCAACCAGTTCATCAGCCTCGCGGTCGCGGAAAAGCTCTCCGCCCTGCAGACCTACGACATGATCGCGGAGCGTGCGAAGGGGGCGTCGCGAGACAGTTTCCTTGCGGCGATGGCGATGATTCCAAAAGGAAAAATCGTTCCGGGGGACGAGGTGGTCGGGAAGAATCCGTGA
- a CDS encoding ABC transporter permease has product MTRIFSFRSLFARHEAVLALVILLEVILFESLGRNFLTGGNVSNVFRHSVEIGLLALAMTPVILSGGIDLSVGSMMGLCAVVFGILVKKLGLDPLSAACLTVCVGALGGALNAGLIHRFRMPPLIVTLGTFSLFRGLAEAFTKGSESYSGFSESFLALGNSDLAGVPMQVWILAAVALAVWFLVHRTTYGRSLRAIGFSPEGARYAGLPVARNVSAAYITAGAVAGLAAVILAARLGEARANAGIGYELLAITAVVLGGVSIFGGTGNVGGTVLGWISLAILNNGLTRISDYEIMGEKVSSVARELSGMLTGILLLAALSLASGTKTLALSRSRKQNPANPPNP; this is encoded by the coding sequence ATGACGCGCATTTTTTCATTCCGATCCCTTTTCGCACGCCATGAGGCGGTGCTGGCGCTCGTCATCCTGTTAGAGGTGATCCTTTTCGAATCGCTCGGCCGGAATTTCCTGACCGGCGGGAATGTCTCGAACGTGTTCCGCCACTCGGTGGAGATCGGCCTGCTGGCGCTGGCGATGACGCCCGTGATCCTCAGCGGCGGCATCGATCTCTCCGTCGGCTCGATGATGGGTCTTTGCGCGGTGGTATTCGGGATCCTCGTGAAAAAGCTCGGGCTCGATCCTCTTTCCGCGGCCTGCCTCACCGTCTGCGTCGGCGCGCTGGGCGGCGCGCTCAACGCGGGTCTCATCCACCGCTTCCGCATGCCGCCGCTGATCGTGACGCTCGGGACTTTCTCTCTTTTCCGGGGATTGGCTGAGGCGTTCACGAAAGGCTCGGAGTCCTATTCCGGGTTCTCCGAAAGCTTCCTCGCCCTTGGGAACTCCGATCTTGCGGGCGTGCCGATGCAGGTCTGGATCCTTGCGGCTGTCGCCCTTGCGGTCTGGTTCCTGGTGCACCGCACGACCTATGGGAGATCCTTGCGAGCGATCGGTTTTTCACCGGAGGGGGCGAGATACGCAGGCCTGCCGGTCGCCAGAAATGTCTCGGCCGCATACATCACGGCGGGTGCGGTGGCGGGACTCGCGGCGGTGATCTTGGCCGCACGGCTCGGCGAGGCACGGGCGAACGCGGGTATCGGTTACGAGCTGCTTGCCATAACCGCCGTGGTGCTCGGCGGGGTCAGCATTTTCGGGGGAACCGGCAACGTGGGCGGAACGGTCCTCGGTTGGATTTCCTTGGCCATCCTGAACAACGGCCTAACCCGCATTTCCGATTATGAGATCATGGGCGAAAAGGTTTCCAGCGTGGCGCGTGAGCTTTCCGGGATGCTCACAGGTATCCTTCTGCTTGCTGCGCTCTCGCTCGCGTCCGGAACAAAAACGCTGGCTCTGAGCCGTTCGCGCAAGCAGAATCCAGCCAATCCACCGAACCCATGA
- a CDS encoding substrate-binding domain-containing protein translates to MTRKPFLLCAAFLAALPFASCKKSEDVGKPSVGFLLKSKGNQYFVACEAGAQNAAQDLDIDLRVDGPISADPAKQNEIVENWITDGLDVIVAACENKDSLSTALRKAREAGIKVVTYDADAQPDARSFFANQATAQGIGEKLIDTTAELTGGEGKFAIITGTLTSANLNEWIAAIKERVAEKYPNMQLVDIRPCDDNKDKAQQEATNLLSAHPDLTAIVAVCSPGVPGAAEAVKQAGKTGAVKVVGLGLPSENRAYIKDGVTQAIILWSPEDLGYLAVQAGVALAKGDLTAGSEKFTAGKLGELKVEGDSIILGKPMAFTEENIDEYDF, encoded by the coding sequence ATGACCCGAAAACCCTTTCTCCTCTGCGCCGCATTCCTCGCCGCGCTTCCCTTCGCTTCCTGCAAGAAATCGGAAGATGTCGGAAAGCCCTCCGTCGGTTTCCTCCTGAAAAGCAAGGGCAACCAATATTTCGTCGCCTGCGAGGCGGGCGCCCAAAACGCAGCGCAGGATCTCGACATCGACCTCCGCGTCGATGGCCCAATCAGCGCGGATCCGGCGAAGCAGAACGAGATCGTCGAGAACTGGATCACCGACGGGCTGGACGTGATCGTCGCGGCCTGCGAGAACAAGGACTCTCTTTCCACCGCGCTGCGGAAAGCACGGGAGGCCGGGATCAAGGTCGTCACCTATGATGCCGACGCCCAGCCGGATGCCCGCTCGTTTTTCGCCAACCAGGCAACGGCGCAGGGGATCGGTGAAAAGCTCATCGATACGACCGCCGAGCTGACCGGCGGCGAGGGCAAGTTCGCCATCATCACCGGGACTCTGACCTCAGCGAACCTGAACGAATGGATCGCAGCCATCAAGGAGCGGGTGGCGGAGAAATATCCGAACATGCAACTCGTGGACATCCGCCCCTGCGACGACAACAAGGACAAGGCGCAACAGGAGGCGACGAATTTGCTCAGCGCCCATCCGGATCTGACAGCCATCGTCGCCGTATGTTCGCCCGGTGTTCCCGGTGCGGCGGAGGCGGTCAAGCAGGCGGGCAAGACCGGTGCGGTGAAAGTCGTCGGCCTCGGTCTTCCGAGCGAGAACCGCGCCTACATCAAGGACGGTGTCACCCAGGCCATCATCCTCTGGAGCCCCGAGGATCTCGGCTACCTCGCGGTGCAGGCAGGGGTCGCCCTCGCAAAGGGAGACCTCACCGCAGGCTCGGAAAAATTCACCGCAGGTAAGCTTGGCGAACTCAAGGTCGAGGGTGACAGCATCATCCTCGGCAAGCCGATGGCCTTCACCGAGGAGAATATCGACGAATACGATTTCTGA
- a CDS encoding PEP-CTERM sorting domain-containing protein: MYLSFTLTPGAGATIDLTTFTMDMGITNGTAAKLVGVFSDVGGFSSDADAIGTQNWTGTAGGTETDTIDLSSLPRITAATEFRIYMITNASTASHGFALDNITFEGTVTVVPEPSAFALLGIAALGLLRRRR, encoded by the coding sequence ATGTATCTCAGCTTCACGCTGACCCCCGGAGCAGGCGCGACGATTGACCTCACGACATTCACCATGGATATGGGAATCACGAACGGCACGGCGGCCAAACTAGTGGGCGTTTTTTCTGACGTTGGCGGCTTCTCGTCGGATGCCGACGCGATCGGCACCCAGAACTGGACAGGCACCGCAGGCGGCACGGAAACGGATACGATCGACTTGTCATCGCTACCAAGAATTACCGCCGCGACCGAATTCCGGATCTATATGATCACAAACGCGAGCACAGCATCACATGGCTTCGCGCTGGACAATATCACCTTTGAGGGAACGGTCACCGTGGTTCCCGAGCCCTCGGCCTTCGCCTTGCTCGGCATCGCGGCGCTAGGCCTGCTCCGCCGCCGTAGGTAG
- a CDS encoding PEP-CTERM sorting domain-containing protein: MKQTHQHIGGRNSAKHLLAAATFVGCSLISISADAATTLSASSVASTASSLDLETTYDDWARWAAGNRPSELYTTATSEKAATSIINTTLNVLSGSGPSNNLAAIHSYVQESGSTIGYALIRHSSNAPNPVTDPSLELSFSLLANTDYSIDIYTAVTGDRSDQRFTANVAGATQSIYTISSPQGSGTTTVGHIYTLDVAGLTADGTLTIKMDTTGGLTTNGHRTVKLSAIGVTATPIPEPSSLALLGLGGLLLVRRRRA, from the coding sequence ATGAAACAGACCCATCAGCACATCGGCGGCAGAAATTCCGCGAAACACCTCCTCGCGGCGGCAACCTTTGTCGGATGCAGCCTTATTTCCATATCGGCGGACGCGGCGACGACACTTTCCGCATCCAGCGTGGCATCCACGGCCTCGAGCCTGGATTTGGAAACCACTTACGATGACTGGGCCCGCTGGGCGGCGGGCAACCGCCCCTCAGAGCTATACACGACAGCAACTTCCGAGAAGGCCGCTACCTCGATCATCAACACCACGCTTAACGTCTTATCGGGTTCCGGCCCTTCAAATAATTTGGCCGCCATCCACTCGTACGTCCAGGAGAGCGGCTCAACCATCGGCTATGCCCTCATCCGGCACAGCTCGAACGCCCCGAACCCGGTCACCGACCCGTCACTTGAACTGTCTTTCAGTCTGCTGGCGAACACGGACTACTCGATCGACATCTACACGGCGGTCACGGGGGATCGTTCAGACCAACGCTTCACCGCAAACGTGGCAGGCGCCACTCAGAGCATCTACACGATCTCTTCCCCGCAGGGATCCGGCACCACAACCGTCGGTCACATCTATACGCTTGATGTCGCCGGCCTCACGGCGGATGGCACGCTCACGATCAAGATGGACACGACGGGCGGCCTCACGACCAACGGCCACCGGACGGTGAAGCTTTCCGCGATCGGCGTCACCGCAACACCCATTCCCGAACCCTCCTCACTGGCTCTCCTCGGGCTCGGCGGTCTCCTGCTCGTCCGCCGCAGGCGTGCCTGA
- a CDS encoding substrate-binding domain-containing protein, protein MALKLLSHAEQVAEHLRTALLRRRWTGTMPGVLALQAELGVNRTTVDTALQLLEREGLLIPRGVGKPRLISIPGDARSPGTRIGILRFEPQESQQIEMVDLLHRLREDGHEIVVAPKTLSGMGMETEKVKRLVKGIAVDGWVVVCAEDHILRWFAEQPVPFIAYHGRDIPGLPMARVGLALEAALSEMLRRLISLGHRRIVSLSQASRPSGLFVAEMKAAGIETGPYHHPRLGPGPAAFRRTLDSLFAMTPPTALYIDEAPLTLAAMSHLARKGIHAPRDVSLACLGWHPVFGYVEPEVSRVDWDGNDIVNRVLRWARNVERKHKDTAATWVKSTFIEGGSIGPPP, encoded by the coding sequence GTGGCGCTCAAACTCCTTTCCCATGCCGAGCAGGTGGCCGAGCACCTGCGGACCGCGCTGCTGAGGCGACGCTGGACAGGGACGATGCCCGGCGTGCTGGCGTTGCAGGCCGAGCTGGGGGTGAACCGCACGACGGTGGACACCGCCCTGCAATTGCTTGAGCGGGAGGGCCTGCTCATCCCCCGGGGAGTCGGCAAGCCGCGCCTCATTTCCATACCCGGGGATGCGAGATCGCCGGGCACGCGCATCGGGATCCTTCGGTTCGAGCCGCAGGAAAGCCAGCAGATCGAGATGGTCGATCTGCTTCACCGGCTCCGGGAGGACGGGCATGAGATCGTCGTTGCCCCAAAAACCCTGAGCGGCATGGGGATGGAAACGGAGAAGGTGAAGCGCCTTGTGAAAGGGATCGCTGTCGATGGCTGGGTCGTCGTCTGTGCCGAGGATCACATCCTCAGATGGTTCGCGGAACAGCCCGTTCCTTTCATCGCGTATCATGGTCGCGACATCCCGGGCTTGCCGATGGCGAGGGTCGGGCTTGCGCTGGAAGCAGCCTTATCGGAGATGTTGCGGCGACTGATTTCCCTCGGCCACCGGCGCATCGTTTCGCTCTCACAGGCCAGCAGGCCATCCGGCCTTTTTGTTGCGGAAATGAAAGCGGCCGGGATCGAGACCGGCCCCTATCACCACCCGAGGCTGGGGCCGGGCCCGGCGGCTTTCCGCCGCACGCTGGATTCCCTTTTCGCAATGACCCCGCCCACTGCGCTGTACATCGACGAAGCGCCGCTCACGCTCGCTGCCATGAGCCACCTCGCCCGCAAGGGCATCCACGCGCCCCGGGATGTTTCGCTGGCATGCCTTGGCTGGCATCCCGTCTTCGGATACGTGGAGCCCGAGGTGTCGCGTGTCGACTGGGACGGAAACGACATCGTGAACCGCGTCCTGCGCTGGGCTCGCAACGTGGAGCGCAAGCACAAGGACACAGCCGCAACATGGGTCAAGTCCACGTTCATCGAGGGCGGAAGCATCGGGCCGCCGCCCTGA
- a CDS encoding autotransporter-associated beta strand repeat-containing protein encodes MPLRGVRKKGGGRDTPRGRSITFDLNGEDQELAGLQNTTAADRNQRISSATAATLTINNSAEYNFSNVTTGAEPGNGQITGAIALTKKGAGRFIMGTGAGNTYTGLTTIDGGALQVGHANALGGTAAGTVVNGSGTGTTVARLELDGGVTMNAGESLIINGGGNFSGALTSFSGTNKWQGPVTIGSTGTRIGASANATLEVSGVIDSGVVSTGLNIRTANVTDSTVILSGANTYLGDTNLVVGKLQIAGGNDRLPIGTRLNMTGSTLANATEFDLNGFNQEVAGLSLSTGSASFNSVNNSSSTASTLTVNTAAASPSSYGGKLAGNLALTKTGADTLTLTGTSNAYTGATDVSGGTLIVNGNITTSVQTTVASGATIGGSGSVGALTIQSGGFVAPGNSPGILNTGNYIQAGTYAAEISGLTAGTQHDQIITAGTVDITNGSLTTLFSGTYAVNDMVFLLLNDSTDAISGTYTGFAQGAVVSNYGGLDWQISYIADSAGSTFTGGNDIALMAVPEPNVAALLGGLGALLLLHRRR; translated from the coding sequence ATGCCTCTCCGAGGCGTCCGCAAAAAAGGTGGGGGACGCGACACGCCGAGAGGTCGTTCGATTACTTTTGATCTGAACGGAGAAGATCAGGAACTCGCGGGTCTCCAAAACACAACGGCTGCTGACCGTAACCAGCGGATAAGCTCCGCCACAGCGGCCACGCTGACCATCAACAACAGCGCCGAATACAATTTCAGCAACGTCACCACAGGTGCCGAACCCGGTAACGGTCAAATCACCGGAGCCATCGCCCTTACCAAAAAAGGAGCAGGCAGATTCATCATGGGCACCGGAGCTGGCAACACCTACACCGGCCTCACCACCATCGATGGCGGGGCGCTGCAGGTGGGTCACGCCAACGCATTGGGAGGCACGGCCGCAGGCACCGTGGTGAACGGGAGTGGCACCGGCACGACCGTCGCCCGGCTGGAACTCGACGGAGGCGTGACCATGAACGCAGGGGAATCCCTGATCATCAACGGTGGCGGCAACTTCAGCGGCGCCTTGACTTCCTTCAGCGGCACCAACAAGTGGCAGGGACCGGTCACCATCGGCTCCACCGGAACGCGTATCGGTGCATCGGCCAACGCGACCCTAGAGGTCAGCGGCGTGATCGACAGCGGCGTAGTCAGCACCGGGCTTAACATCCGCACGGCGAACGTCACCGACTCCACCGTGATCCTTTCCGGAGCCAACACCTATCTTGGCGATACGAATCTGGTTGTCGGCAAGCTGCAGATCGCGGGAGGCAACGACCGCCTACCGATTGGCACCAGGCTCAACATGACTGGGTCCACGCTGGCTAACGCCACCGAGTTCGACCTCAACGGTTTCAACCAGGAAGTGGCGGGACTCTCTCTAAGCACCGGTTCGGCGAGTTTCAACAGCGTCAACAACAGCTCGTCCACCGCATCGACCCTCACGGTGAACACAGCCGCCGCCTCCCCGTCCAGCTACGGCGGCAAGTTGGCTGGCAACCTCGCGTTGACCAAGACGGGTGCCGACACCCTCACACTGACCGGCACCAGCAACGCCTACACAGGCGCGACCGACGTCTCCGGCGGTACGCTCATCGTCAATGGCAACATCACCACCAGCGTGCAGACAACCGTCGCCTCCGGTGCGACGATTGGAGGTTCGGGCTCCGTCGGTGCGCTCACCATCCAGAGCGGTGGCTTCGTGGCTCCCGGCAACAGCCCGGGCATCCTCAACACCGGCAACTACATCCAGGCAGGCACGTATGCCGCCGAGATCAGCGGGCTCACCGCCGGCACCCAGCATGACCAGATCATCACAGCCGGAACGGTGGACATCACCAATGGCAGCCTCACCACGCTGTTCAGCGGCACCTACGCGGTGAATGACATGGTGTTCCTCCTGCTCAACGACAGCACGGATGCCATCAGCGGCACCTACACAGGCTTCGCACAAGGGGCGGTGGTTTCCAACTACGGCGGCCTGGATTGGCAGATCAGCTACATAGCCGACTCGGCAGGAAGCACTTTCACCGGTGGCAATGACATTGCCCTGATGGCCGTGCCAGAGCCCAATGTGGCGGCCCTTCTCGGCGGTCTCGGCGCCCTGCTCCTGCTGCACCGCCGCCGCTGA